A region of the Pseudomonas anguilliseptica genome:
TCCAGCGAGTTTGATCAGGACAGCCGGCTGACCAAGGTCGGCGTGGTCGGCTTTGAAGTGGGCGCGCGTATGCTGCAGGCGCGGCGGGTGCAACTGACCCTGGAAGATGAGCTGGTGGCGCGCTTTCACCTGAGCCGTAGCCTGGCCGGGATTCGTGATCAGTTGGAGTTTTTGCCGCAACCCTTGAGCGAGAACGGCCTGCATATTCTGGTCAGCCGCAAACATCCGCAGCATCAGCAGATTGCCGATGCCTTCAACAAGGCGATTGAGGAAATGCGCGCCGATGGCAGCTATGCGCAGATTTTTCAGCGTCACGGGCTCTAGGGATCCTCTGAAGTAGCCATGCATTTCTGGCTGACGTCAGCCTCTGCTGATTTCGAAAGTGATAAATCGATCAAAAACGATCAGATTACCGGCTCATTTCTGTGTTTTTAGCCGCCGCGAGCACCTCGCGGCAGCCATTTCCAGCATTACGGGCGCACCTCTCCTGCATTCGTCAGTAAATGTCGGCGCGCCATCCACAGATTTGACAGCGCGAATAAAGTCACCAGTTGCGCCGTGTTTTTGACCAGGCCACGGAAGCGCGTCTTCACATAACCGAACTGACGCTTGATCACCCGAAACGGATGCTCGACCTTGGCTCGCACTTGGGCCTTGGCCTTCTCGATTTTGCGCTTGGCTTTGTACAGCGCGCTGCGCTTACCGAGTTTCTTGTAAGTGCTACGCCGTGCTGCAACCTGCCAGATCACTTGACGGCCCTCATGCTCGGGGCGCTTCTCGACACCGGTATATCCGGCATCGGCCCCCACCATGTTTTCCTCGCCGTGCAGCAGCTTATCGACCTGGGTGACATCCGCCACGTTGGCGGCAGTACCCACCACGCTGTGCACCAAGCCAGACTCGTCATCCACCCCGATGTGCGCCTTCATGCCGAAGTAATACTGATTGCCTTTCTTGGTTGAGTGCATCTCAGGGTCACGCTTACCGTTCTTGTTCTTGGTTGAACTCGGCGCGTTGATCAGCGTGGCATCGACGATGGTGCCTTGGCGCAGCGACAAACCACGGTCACCCAGGTAGCCATTGATCACGGCCAGGATGCCGGCAGCCAGTTCGTGTTTTTCCAGCAAGCGGCGGAAGTTGAGGATGGTGGTTTCGTCAGGAATGCGCTCCAGAGTCAGCCCGGCAAACTGGCGTAGGATGGTGGTCTCGTACAGCGCCTCTTCCATCGCCGGATCGCTGTAACCGAACCAGTTTTGCATCAGATGCACTCGCAGCATCGCCATCAGCGGATAGGACGGTCGGCCGCCTTCACCCTTTGGATAATGCGGCTCGATCAAAGCGATCAACCCTTTCCATGGCACTACCCGATCCATCTCGATCAGGAACAATTCTTTGCGGGTCTGCTTGCGCTTGCCGGCGTACTCGGCGTCGGCGAAGGTCATCTGCTTCATCGGAAAACTCGGCGGGTGGAGTGCGGATATTTTGCCAAAATCAGGAAGTCTTTTTCAGACCATCCTTAGAGGCGTCGATGATGCATCGTCAGTCAGCGCTGGCTATTGCCAGCAGTTACGCCCGCGGCCCTGATTTTTGGCCTGATACAAGCGCAGGTCGGCCTGGTGCAGCAGGCTTTCCAGATCATCCGGGGCGCCGTTGTAGATACCGGCGCTGAAGGACAGCGGTGGTGCGCCGATGGCGTACTTCAAGGTAGCGCAATGGCTGCGTAGCTGGTCGAGGGTGTCGCTTAAGGTCGCAGCATCCTGCTGGCTGACCATGGCGAACTCTTCACCGCCCAGGCGGCCGAGCAGGGCGTCGGGGAAGGCGGCGGAAAACGCGCGGGAGAAGGCAATCAGTGCCGCGTCGCCGCTGGCATGGCCGTGTTCGTCGTTGATTCGCTTGAAGAAGTCCAGATCGAGCATCGCCACGCTGAGGTCGCGCCCGCCGGAGCGGGCCTGCTGGAACAGCTGCTGGCCGTGCTCATAAAAGGCGCGGCGGTTGTTCAGGCCGGTGAGGGCATCGAACTGCGCGGCCTGCTTGAGGGCGCGTAGCAGGTCGCGGCGCTCCAGGGTCGACATCACCCGACAGTTGAGTTCTTCCGGGCAGAAGGGTTTGCGCAGGAAGTCATCGGCACCGTGCTTGATGAACTTGGCGCTGAGCGAGCCCTTGGTGTCGGCGGACAGGCCGAGAATGATCAGCTCGTGGCGCTTCATCGCGGCGTCAGTACGTGGCGGATGTAATGGCGGGTGGCGTCGGAGTCCTCGGCAATAAGGATTTTCACCTCGCTGTTACTTTCCAGGCGGTGCAGCAGGCGGAAGGCGTACTCGTAGGAGTGCTGACTTTCCTTGAGCACGTAGTCGACCACGCCTTTGAGCCGCATCTGATCGCGGCGCTGCTCGTTGTAGGTGCCGCTGAGCACGATGCAGGGCAGGTGATAGCTCATCACCACGTCGACAATCTCACCGTCCGGGGCGTCCGGCAGGTTGAGGTCGACGATGGCGGCGAAGAACAGCTCGGCCGAGGTTTCCAGCATCACCTGGGCTTCGCCCATGGAGGCGCAGAAGATCGGCTGAAAGCCGGTCTCCTTGCGAAACAGATGTTCGAGAATTTTCAGCACCAGTGGGCTGTCTTCGATCACCAGAATATTGCGCAAGGGGGGGACTCCTCTGTCGCTGGCAGCGTTAGCGCGCCGTCTATTTAGCTCGTGCGATTAGGCAACTATAGGGTACGAATACGCAGTGAGCGGCCCTTGATCTTGCCTTCGCTGAGGCACTTGAGCGCCTGCATGGCCACGCTGCGCTCAACGGCCACATAGGCCTGGAAGTCGAAGATAGCGATCTTGCCGACCTGCGCGCCAGGGATGCCAGCCTCGCCAGTCAGGGCGCCGAGAATATCGCCGGGGCGCAGCTTGTCTTTGCGCCCGGCACCGATGCACAGGGTAATCATCGGTGGCTGCAGTGGTGCGCCGCCCTGGTGTTTGAGGCTGCTCAGTGGATGCCAGTTGAGCGGCGCCCTTTGCAGGGTTTCGATGGCCTGGGCGCGATGGCCTTCGGCAGGGGCTACCAGGCTCATGGCCAGCCCCTTTTCACCGGCACGACCGGTGCGGCCGACGCGGTGAATGTGAATTTCCGAGTCGCGCGCCAGTTCCACGTTGATCACCATGTCCAGCGCATCGATATCCAAGCCGCGGGCGGCGACATCGGTGGCCACCAGTACCGACAGGCTGCGGTTGGCAAACATCGCCAGCACCTGGTCACGGTCGCGTTGTTCCAGGTCACCATGCAGTGCGGCGGCCGAGATGCCTTTGGCGGTCAGGTGGTCGACCACGTCCTGGCACTGCTGCTTGGTAAAGCAGAAGGCCACGCAGGACTGCGGGCGGAAGCTGTTGAGTAGCTTGACCACGGCGTCCAGGCGCTCTTCCGGAGCGATTTCGTAGAAGCGCTGCTCGATCTGCGTGTCGTCGTGCAGGGCCTCGGCCTTGACCTGCTGCGGGTCGCGCATAAAGGCCGCGGCCAGTTGCTTGATCCCGGCCGGGTAGGTGGCGGAGAACAGCAGGGTCTGCCGACGGCTCGGGGTCTGCCCGATGATATCGGCGATGCTGTCGTAGAAGCCCATGTCGAGCATGCGGTCGGCTTCGTCGAGTACCAGGGTATTCAGGCCGTCGAGCTTCAGGGTGCCCTTGCTCAGGTGCTGCTGGATGCGCCCCGGGGTGCCGACGATGATCTGCGCGCCGTGTTCCAGTGAGCCGATCTGCGGGCCGAACGGCACACCGCCGCACAGGGTGAGAATCTTGATGTTGTCTGCCGAGCGCGCCAGGCGGCGCAGTTCCTTGGCCACCTGGTCGGCCAGCTCGCGGGTCGGGCACAGCACCAGCGCCTGACAGCCGAAGTAGCGTGGGTTGAGCGGGTTGAGCAGGCCGATGCCGAAGGCCGCGGTCTTGCCGCTGCCAGTCTTGGCCTGGGCAATCAGATCCATGCCCTTGAGCATTACCGGCAGGCTCTGCGCCTGGATCGGGGTCATCTCGGTATAACCGAGGGACTCGAGGTTGGCCAGCATGGCGGCGGAAAGCGGCAGAGAAGAGAAAGCGGTGTGGGTCACGGTACAGGCCTGCTAAACGAAATGGCGTGCAGTGTAACAGGCTAGCTGCTGCGGCTTAGCTCTAACGGTCAGCCGGTCTTTGCAATGTGTAGAAGCTGTTTCTAACGCGGCAGGGCCGACACGCAGCAGATCGTTATGGATCCTCTGAAGTAGCCATGCATTTCTGGCTGACGTCAGCCTCTG
Encoded here:
- the dbpA gene encoding ATP-dependent RNA helicase DbpA, with product MTHTAFSSLPLSAAMLANLESLGYTEMTPIQAQSLPVMLKGMDLIAQAKTGSGKTAAFGIGLLNPLNPRYFGCQALVLCPTRELADQVAKELRRLARSADNIKILTLCGGVPFGPQIGSLEHGAQIIVGTPGRIQQHLSKGTLKLDGLNTLVLDEADRMLDMGFYDSIADIIGQTPSRRQTLLFSATYPAGIKQLAAAFMRDPQQVKAEALHDDTQIEQRFYEIAPEERLDAVVKLLNSFRPQSCVAFCFTKQQCQDVVDHLTAKGISAAALHGDLEQRDRDQVLAMFANRSLSVLVATDVAARGLDIDALDMVINVELARDSEIHIHRVGRTGRAGEKGLAMSLVAPAEGHRAQAIETLQRAPLNWHPLSSLKHQGGAPLQPPMITLCIGAGRKDKLRPGDILGALTGEAGIPGAQVGKIAIFDFQAYVAVERSVAMQALKCLSEGKIKGRSLRIRTL
- a CDS encoding IS5 family transposase, with protein sequence MKQMTFADAEYAGKRKQTRKELFLIEMDRVVPWKGLIALIEPHYPKGEGGRPSYPLMAMLRVHLMQNWFGYSDPAMEEALYETTILRQFAGLTLERIPDETTILNFRRLLEKHELAAGILAVINGYLGDRGLSLRQGTIVDATLINAPSSTKNKNGKRDPEMHSTKKGNQYYFGMKAHIGVDDESGLVHSVVGTAANVADVTQVDKLLHGEENMVGADAGYTGVEKRPEHEGRQVIWQVAARRSTYKKLGKRSALYKAKRKIEKAKAQVRAKVEHPFRVIKRQFGYVKTRFRGLVKNTAQLVTLFALSNLWMARRHLLTNAGEVRP